A region from the Oceanidesulfovibrio marinus genome encodes:
- a CDS encoding HDOD domain-containing protein, which yields MDELPSPPPVATQVLSLALDEDIGAKEVARSIEADQALAVKVLQVANAPVYGYPGRVSTLEQAIVVLGLPTLQQILLSIVVRETLLDPVDLDDPVLANIWRHSLACAAAAELLAQRARPELAPLAFTAAIIHDCGKTLLFAAQPEEYEAVLDLAHTRPDSIVDLEIRHLGMDHCHAGAELLTRWGMPAVLIDAASLHHLPAEAMDSVGKHADLLRLLRLADLLSRRLTGEPDLDAPSREEATLLADDLGLDAGALDAVGEALEQRFSQRASIFDLDQDPREMYLRLLQRARSKLSDTGLKLRQTSAALDRQVARQQACLQAGLAMARAKTVQEVFTSAIEALRDEIGAGTRRCGVFRIDDTASTLDGRFVDGAETHRMCCRIDERRLPCTSAADAGVPSYFLDIFNSYPSRIPPNGGAPEALGPAFHEPFFIMPLTCEGEHFGEIILEPDNAESELFGGNALDASALAQLASLTAFALRRLDVARHRDERAYRLARALRTIKEMQLQAIQTQRLAAVGQLAAGAAHEINNPLAIIYARTQLLEQNEGDPKRRKNIGQMKEQIERITRILKNLMEFARPDPPTFQTMHANGVVNKVMDLIRGGLDKTSISLRLELDPDLPSIQGDPRQIEQVLLNLLLNATQAMEKTGGELLVSTSFDSLSGDIVISVADQGPGIPPEHRDKLFDPFFTTKEEGKGTGLGLSTSYGIVQSHGGSINVQSEPGNGATFSVRLPVQRPAGGQLRRTGTAPLEDGNAVLVVDDEEHIREILKESLEAAGYVVHTAANGRDGLRKLRKKRYRLLLLDIRMPEKSGLSLLAEIGDELGDTPVIMLTGLAGAEEVREAEALGAALCIQKPFEIESLLQAVKEILDTAEKRE from the coding sequence ATGGATGAGTTGCCCTCGCCGCCGCCTGTGGCCACGCAGGTGCTGAGCCTTGCGCTGGACGAGGACATCGGCGCAAAGGAAGTCGCCCGCTCCATCGAGGCTGACCAGGCCCTTGCCGTGAAGGTGCTCCAGGTCGCCAATGCCCCGGTGTATGGATACCCGGGCCGGGTGTCCACCCTGGAACAGGCCATCGTGGTTCTGGGCCTGCCCACGCTGCAACAAATTTTGTTGTCCATCGTTGTCCGCGAGACCCTGCTGGACCCAGTGGACCTCGACGATCCCGTGCTGGCCAATATCTGGCGGCACAGCCTGGCCTGCGCCGCAGCCGCCGAGCTGCTCGCCCAGCGCGCCCGGCCCGAGCTCGCCCCCCTCGCCTTTACCGCAGCCATCATCCACGACTGCGGCAAGACTCTGCTCTTTGCGGCACAGCCGGAAGAGTATGAGGCTGTGCTGGACCTGGCCCACACCAGACCGGACTCCATCGTCGACCTTGAAATCCGCCACCTGGGCATGGACCACTGCCACGCCGGAGCCGAGCTGCTGACCCGCTGGGGCATGCCCGCCGTGCTTATCGACGCCGCCTCCCTGCACCACCTGCCTGCCGAGGCCATGGACTCCGTGGGCAAGCACGCCGACCTCCTCCGGTTGCTGCGGCTGGCCGACCTGCTTTCGCGGCGGCTCACCGGCGAGCCGGACCTGGACGCCCCCTCCCGCGAGGAGGCCACGCTGCTGGCCGACGACCTGGGCCTGGACGCCGGGGCGCTGGATGCAGTGGGCGAGGCCCTGGAGCAGCGCTTCTCGCAACGCGCGTCCATATTCGACCTGGACCAGGACCCCCGCGAGATGTACCTGCGCCTTTTGCAGCGCGCCAGGAGCAAGCTCAGCGACACGGGCCTCAAGCTCCGCCAGACATCCGCCGCCCTGGACCGCCAGGTGGCGCGGCAACAGGCCTGCCTGCAGGCCGGGCTGGCCATGGCCCGCGCCAAGACCGTGCAGGAAGTCTTCACCTCCGCCATCGAGGCGCTCCGCGACGAGATCGGCGCCGGTACGCGGCGTTGCGGCGTCTTCCGCATAGACGACACCGCCAGCACCCTGGACGGCCGATTTGTGGACGGGGCCGAGACGCACAGAATGTGCTGCCGCATCGACGAGCGCCGTCTGCCCTGCACATCGGCCGCCGATGCTGGCGTGCCGTCTTATTTTCTGGACATCTTCAACAGCTACCCCAGCCGCATTCCGCCCAACGGCGGCGCTCCCGAGGCGTTGGGCCCGGCATTCCACGAGCCCTTTTTCATCATGCCGCTCACCTGCGAGGGCGAGCACTTCGGCGAGATCATCCTGGAGCCGGACAACGCCGAGAGCGAGCTCTTCGGCGGCAACGCGCTGGACGCCTCGGCCCTGGCGCAGCTCGCGTCCCTCACCGCCTTTGCCCTGCGCCGGCTGGACGTGGCCCGCCATCGCGACGAACGGGCGTACCGTCTGGCCCGCGCCCTGCGCACCATCAAGGAGATGCAACTCCAGGCCATCCAGACACAGCGCCTAGCCGCCGTGGGCCAGCTTGCTGCCGGCGCCGCGCACGAGATCAACAACCCCCTGGCCATCATCTACGCCCGCACCCAGCTCCTGGAGCAGAACGAGGGCGACCCCAAACGCAGAAAGAACATCGGCCAGATGAAGGAGCAGATCGAACGGATCACCAGGATTCTGAAGAATCTCATGGAGTTCGCGCGTCCCGACCCGCCCACCTTCCAGACCATGCACGCCAACGGCGTGGTCAACAAGGTAATGGACCTCATCCGCGGCGGCCTGGACAAGACCAGCATCTCGCTGCGGCTGGAGCTCGACCCCGACCTGCCATCCATCCAGGGCGACCCGCGCCAGATCGAGCAGGTGCTGCTCAACCTTCTGCTCAACGCCACCCAGGCCATGGAGAAGACCGGGGGCGAGCTGCTCGTCTCCACATCCTTTGACAGCCTGAGCGGCGATATCGTCATCAGCGTGGCCGACCAGGGCCCCGGCATCCCGCCGGAGCACCGCGACAAACTGTTCGACCCCTTCTTCACCACCAAGGAGGAAGGCAAAGGCACCGGTCTCGGCCTCTCCACGTCGTACGGCATCGTCCAGAGCCACGGCGGATCCATCAACGTGCAGAGCGAGCCGGGCAATGGCGCGACCTTCAGCGTGCGCCTGCCGGTACAGCGCCCCGCCGGCGGGCAGCTCCGCCGCACCGGAACAGCGCCGCTGGAAGACGGCAACGCCGTGCTGGTGGTGGATGACGAAGAGCACATCCGCGAAATCCTGAAGGAATCCCTCGAAGCCGCCGGCTACGTGGTGCACACAGCGGCCAATGGCCGCGACGGCCTGCGCAAGCTCAGGAAAAAGCGTTATCGGCTGCTCCTGCTCGACATCCGCATGCCGGAGAAGAGCGGCTTGTCCCTGCTGGCCGAGATCGGTGACGAGTTGGGCGACACCCCGGTGATCATGCTCACCGGCCTGGCCGGGGCCGAGGAAGTGCGCGAGGCGGAAGCCTTGGGCGCCGCGCTCTGCATCCAGAAACCGTTCGAGATCGAATCGCTGCTCCAGGCCGTGAAGGAAATCCTGGATACCGCCGAGAAACGGGAATGA
- a CDS encoding MinD/ParA family protein, which translates to MTAHVVSIASGKGGVGKTNVAVNLALALGASGKRVCLLDADLGLSNVDILLGIDPQRTLDDVLFEGVGVEECLLPIRPNVYLLPGSSGVARLASLDKSRRAALVDEFKKLTNFDYLLVDNSPGISASVISLCLSSRQLVVVVTPEAASITDAYALIKVLKQNGLWWKPLLLINRARSTRHAVAVFARLRETANKRLDLDCLPLGWLPEDPAVGRASLMRSPVLETEPDAPFCRLVRDAAKRLVAHTERKASDAGPEVFLEQSITRLQSTLPPAESQGQYRADLQPRAIQALAKMDTALAMIEDLFPQTGMEAHTALQALEPARAVLADLARSRQNGATNAAGPTSNPGPRLRAMVLCQDPELRDLLSDLMTEAGLIPVDGLETDPGTSGKELALVVLSLDRLPEAVYLPWISGPGQVPVLLLEGYGEASRLAETELDEHVTMLKKPFAIADFVTAIRRLATSSKPS; encoded by the coding sequence ATGACCGCGCATGTCGTTTCCATCGCCAGCGGCAAGGGCGGCGTCGGCAAGACCAATGTGGCCGTGAACCTGGCCCTGGCCCTGGGCGCGTCCGGCAAGCGGGTGTGCCTGCTCGACGCGGACCTCGGCCTTTCCAACGTTGATATCCTGCTCGGCATCGATCCCCAGCGCACCCTGGACGACGTGCTCTTCGAGGGCGTGGGCGTGGAGGAATGCCTGCTGCCAATCCGGCCCAATGTCTACCTGTTGCCCGGCAGCTCCGGCGTCGCGCGCCTCGCCTCGCTGGACAAGAGCCGCCGCGCCGCCCTGGTAGATGAGTTCAAGAAGCTCACAAACTTCGACTACCTGCTGGTGGACAACTCGCCGGGCATCAGCGCCTCGGTCATCTCCCTGTGCCTCTCCTCCCGCCAGCTTGTGGTGGTGGTCACGCCGGAGGCGGCCTCCATCACGGACGCCTACGCGCTCATCAAGGTACTCAAACAGAACGGCCTGTGGTGGAAACCGCTGCTGCTCATCAACCGCGCCCGCTCCACCCGCCATGCCGTGGCCGTGTTCGCCAGGCTACGCGAGACGGCCAATAAGCGGCTGGACCTGGATTGCCTGCCCCTGGGCTGGCTGCCGGAGGACCCGGCCGTGGGCCGCGCCTCGCTGATGCGCTCCCCGGTGCTGGAGACAGAGCCGGACGCGCCCTTCTGCCGGCTGGTGCGCGATGCGGCCAAGCGGCTCGTGGCCCACACGGAGCGCAAGGCCTCCGACGCCGGGCCCGAGGTCTTTCTGGAGCAATCCATCACCCGGCTGCAATCCACCCTGCCCCCGGCAGAATCGCAGGGGCAATACCGGGCGGACCTGCAGCCGCGCGCCATCCAGGCGCTGGCCAAGATGGACACGGCCCTTGCCATGATTGAGGATCTGTTCCCGCAAACAGGCATGGAGGCGCACACGGCCCTGCAGGCGCTGGAGCCTGCGCGCGCCGTACTGGCCGACCTGGCCCGCAGCCGTCAGAACGGTGCGACCAACGCCGCCGGCCCGACCTCCAACCCCGGCCCCAGGCTTCGCGCCATGGTGCTGTGTCAGGACCCTGAGCTGCGCGACCTGCTCTCCGACCTCATGACCGAGGCCGGGCTGATACCGGTGGACGGCCTGGAGACCGATCCCGGCACATCCGGCAAGGAGCTGGCGCTGGTGGTGCTGTCATTGGATCGCCTGCCCGAGGCCGTCTACCTGCCATGGATCTCCGGACCTGGTCAGGTCCCCGTGCTGCTGCTGGAAGGATACGGCGAGGCCTCACGCCTGGCCGAGACCGAGCTGGACGAGCACGTGACCATGCTCAAGAAGCCCTTTGCCATCGCCGACTTCGTAACCGCGATACGGCGGCTGGCCACCTCGTCCAAGCCTTCCTGA